The following are from one region of the Odontesthes bonariensis isolate fOdoBon6 chromosome 16, fOdoBon6.hap1, whole genome shotgun sequence genome:
- the msantd2 gene encoding myb/SANT-like DNA-binding domain-containing protein 2 encodes MAASSNAELSPEITTPLKIPKTEVPSPESEDLSDSNQYHSNPSTPNRFSPLNVGSGTTGRTAASSSSNSFTACRGMSWTPSETNALIAVWGNERLTEARMQQLEVAGTVFSGKAPGPAMYERVSRALSELGYERTPSQCRERMKTLRRCYSRVKEHGIGKRKSSYTIEQLEKVFGQGGWDSQSCAPVLINSSGLYQEMESDGSTLEDFSQEDWCNQVLDSAFQEADMDTDEIQVPKSRALQIQAELSEQIQKRDTMQTVIRILESVQLKWEHFQTWTEFSRLHLSNKLAIFGVGYNTRWREDVRYHYAEISSQVPLGKRLREYFNPEKPEGRIIMTKVQKMNWKNVYYKFLDITISEARCLELHMEVDWLPLSQSRAAGSSKVTSHYLLPGDIPKTYGLYAIGYEALLTCNSTAQTSPLAGSGDHSLPQCESENGAPIQFDGVGAGQGERTGAKVTYCYLGIAEDRTIQQSLFQHFQGSGKHYVHGEPCYVTRFLQENCRNAGICEDSSQRFAIYIKFIEVELDFLSAGSLVECLETAVGYSLKYNNKEML; translated from the exons ATGGCGGCGTCCAGTAACGCGGAGCTGTCTCCAGAGATAACCACGCCGTTAAAGATTCCGAAAACCGAGGTGCCATCCCCTGAGTCGGAGGATTTGAGTGACAGTAATCAATACCACTCTAATCCCTCGACACCGAACCGGTTTTCACCTCTGAACGTGGGCTCGGGGACCACGGGCCGGACggcggcctcctcctcctccaacagCTTCACCGCTTGCCGAGGGATGTCATGGACGCCATCCGAGACAAACGCCCTAATCGCGGTGTGGGGCAACGAGAGGCTGACGGAGGCGAGGATGCAACAGCTGGAGGTCGCTGGCACCGTGTTCTCTGGCAAGGCCCCCGGTCCTGCCATGTACGAGCGGGTGTCCAGAGCCTTGTCGGAACTGGGGTACGAGCGAACTCCGTCCCAGTGCAGGGAGAGGATGAAG ACACTTAGGCGCTGCTACAGCCGAGTGAAGGAGCATGGCATTGGCAAAAGAAAGAGCAGCTACACCATCGAGCAGCTGGAGAAGGTGTTCGGTCAGGGAGGCTGGGACTCCCAGAGCTGCGCCCCTGTGCTGATCAACAGCAGTGGGCTGTATCAGGAGATGGAGTCTGATGGCAGCACGTTGGAAGACTTCTCCCAGGAGGACTGGTGCAACCAGGTGCTGGACTCCGCTTTTCAGGAGGCAGACATGGACACCG ATGAAATCCAGGTGCCTAAAAGTAGAGCTCTACAGATTCAAGCAGAGCTGTCTGAACAAATCCA GAAAAGGGACACGATGCAGACTGTGATACGTATCCTTGAATCAGTGCAGCTGAAGTGGGAGCACTTCCAGACGTGGACCGAGTTCTCGCGGCTGCACCTCTCCAACAAGCTGGCCATCTTTGGTGTGGGCTACAACACGCGCTGGCGCGAGGACGTGCGTTACCACTACGCGGAAATCAGCTCACAAGTGCCTCTGGGAAAGAGGCTCCGCGAGTACTTCAACCCAGAAAAGCCAGAGGGCCGGATCATCATGACAAAGGTTCAGAAGATGAACTGGAAGAATGTTTACTACAAGTTCCTGGACATTACCATCAGCGAGGCACGCTGCCTGGAGCTGCACATGGAGGTGGACTGGCTCCCCCTGTCGCAGTCCCGGGCAGCGGGCAGCAGCAAAGTCACATCCCACTACCTCCTTCCTGGGGATATCCCCAAAACATATGGACTATATGCCATCGGCTATGAGGCCTTGTTGACCTGCAACAGCACCGCTCAGACCTCTCCCCTGGCTGGCAGTGGGGACCACAGCTTACCTCAGTGCGAGTCAGAAAACGGAGCTCCGATTCAGTTCGATGGAGTAGGAGCAGGGCAGGGTGAGAGGACTGGGGCCAAAGTCACTTACTGCTACTTAGGCATAGCTGAGGACAGGACCATACAGCAGAGCCTCTTCCAGCACTTTCAGGGTTCTGGGAAACACTACGTCCACGGGGAGCCTTGCTACGTGACGCGTTTCCTGCAGGAGAACTGTCGCAACGCCGGAATCTGCGAGGATTCAAGCCAGCGTTTTGCCATTTACATCAAATTCATCGAGGTGGAGTTGGACTTCCTCTCAGCAGGCTCCCTGGTGGAGTGCCTTGAAACTGCCGTTGGTTATTccttaaaatacaacaacaaagaaatgtTGTAA